The following is a genomic window from Cyanobacterium sp. T60_A2020_053.
TTAGTGTGAGTAATAAATCTTTGTTCACCATAATTGAATCGATTATCTTCTATCGTAACCGTGTCATAATCAAATATCCTTTGAGCGTCTATAAAATCTATCCTATGTTTTGCAATATTTATTGAATGTTTATTCTCATCCCAGTGAACGATGATCGATCACTGTTGAAAAGATGAAGCTACAGGAATTGTCTCCCCATGTTTAAGATAACTTTCCTTCACTCCTTGCCACGCAATTTCTAATTCATGGATGGCAATATAGGGAGTATCACCAAAAGCAGAAACATTGGGCATTTCTACAAAATAAGCCACCCAATCGCCCTCCTCATCTTGAAAAAGGGTAATGGTAAAACGATCAAAATCATTTTTTTTTGCTTGTGACATCTTACTTTTCCTCCGATTCTAAATTGAGAAACTGTTTTACTTGATAGGCTTTTGCTTTGCCATTTTTAGCTGGTTGAATAGATAAACGTGCTTTTTTGGTAGAATACCAAATGCGATGACTTCCTGTTTGATGATCAAAGATCCAATCATATAGGCTTAATAAGGTTTCAAATTCATCAAAACTTAACCCTTTAGGATTATTTTTGGCTTTGTCTAATAATTTTTGTTTTCTACTCATAAATAATATCAGGTTCGCTTAAACAGTTACAATTAAATGTTTGCCAAAAACTTTAAATACAAACTTTCTTTTATAAGTGATTATCCGAACTTGATATAATACTAAATTTTTCAGGTCAGCAAAGCGCCCACCACCATCAATTAAGCACTAAAATACTTCGCCACGGGATGATAACAGACGGGTTAATTATTTTTAATATATTCCTTTAATACCTTATTAATTTCAGTTTGATGATCAACTTCATTTTGTTTATACCAATTCACAATTTCAGCATCAAGAAAAAGAGTTAAAGACTGTTTTTTAGAGAATTTTAAACCACGCCTAACGACAGCATTTTTCGCCATTTCTGGGGTAATTTCAGGGCAATCAGAAAAATCAATATCCTCATCAGTCATCGATTCTAGTTTTTTCCAATCAGTCATAGATTTCATTGAAGTAAATTTGTTGCTCATTTTTAGTTGCCTTTCGTGCTGATATAATTCTAATTTTATTACTTATCTCTGTGTAAACAACCACAATGGTTTTACCATTTAATAAGCCAATGGCAATAAATCTTTGTTCACCATAATTAAATCGATCGTCTTCTATTGTAACCGTATCATAATCAAATATTTTTTGAGCATCGATAAAATCTATACCATGTTTACTAATATTTGTTTGACGTTTATTTTCATCCCATTCAAATTTCATCTTCAATTATATTTATTTTTGATGTAGGGTGGGCATTGCCCACCAAAATTCTACGCACTAAAATACTTCGCTAGAGGATGATAACAGAGGCATTAATGATTTTTAATATATTCTCTCAATAAATGATTAATTTCTGTTTGATGATCAACCTCATTTTGTTTGTACCAATTGACAATTTCATCATCAAGACAAAGGGTTAAGGATTGTTTTTTTGATCTTTTTTTAAGACGATCGAAATAAGGATTTTTAACTCCTTGAGAAAAATCATAATTATCTCTCATAATTAATACCTTCTATATTGTTTTTGTTCTAATTTATTGGCTTTTCTAGCAGAAATAATACGAATAATTGTGTCATTTTCACGATAGCAGTGACAGACTATTAAAAGACGGGAATAATCACTAACTCCTAACAAAATAAACCTATCTTCTTGTTGTGAATGATCAGGATCATAAATGACGATCGCACTCTCATCATAAAAAGCTGATTTAGCTTCCTCAAAAGAAACTCCATGTTTTTTGATATTAGTTTGAGCTTTCATCTCATCCCAAGTAAATTCTAACTCATCCATTTTTGTTATCAATAAGTAACTTTACTATAAATTATTGTAGGGTGGGCAATGCCCACCAAAAACGAATCTAAGCACTAAAATATTTAGCTACAGGATGATAACAGACGATCGCACTATCTTTCGTGATCTTTAAGGGTAAAAGAGCAGTTATATAATTTATCTTGAGCGCCATTAAAATAAGGAGGATCGACAAATATTAAATTGATCGATTCATCTTCGATATATTCATTTAATACTGTGATAGCATCTCCTAAAATAATTTTTGTTTTTTCATTTTGAAATGTGGATGTTAAATTCATAATAAATTAACTTTTTTGCTAAAAATTTATTCTGACTTCTTTATCATTAGCAATATCATCTATGGCTTGATTTAAAATATTTTTTAATTGCTTTGCTGTTTTATCTAATTCGTAAATTCCTGCTTCATTATTATAAAAATTATCTTTTTCCAAAAAATTCTCTAAATTAAAATTTTCAGTATCATAATCAATTAAAGAATTATGATAAAGTTTGGTGATTTCTTTTTGTTTTTCTACAGGAAAATTAGGAAATGGTATTATATCCCAATATTTCTGAGCTAAACTACCTCCATTTCCACCAACAGCATATAAATCAATTAGACCTTTATTTCTTAAATAATCTAAAAAGCATTTTATAAATATTCCTTTATTAATATCATGTACTTTTTGTTGAATAGTTATTCCATGAATATTCGTAATAGTCCTCTCTTTTTCTTCAATAATGACGATCGAACGTCCTTTTTCAAATCCTTCAGCACCAAATATTAAATCGCCTTTTTGTAAAGTTTTTAACGAGTTAGGATTTCCTAAATATTCTATTTTTTCTACCGTACCATACTTTGATAAAAATTTTGGCAACATTAATGTATAAAAATTGAAATATTTTTGTGATGAATAGATACTTTCACCAATATTAGAAATCTGTAAATTTTGTCCTCTGGAAAGGGTAAAACCTAAGCTATAAATATTTTGAAAACCATGTTGATAATTTTCAATATTAAAAACTACCGATTTAAAATATTCTCCATATAATTTAGTATCTAATCTACCAACTTTTTGTAATTTTTCAATCGTGAGTAATTCAAACTCAAATATATTAGATTTTTGATTTTCCATTAATTCTTTTTCTATAAATTTTAAAATAGTTTCATGCCTTTTTTTTATCAATTTCTCTTTATTGATAATAGCTTGAACTAATATTTCTATAAATAAAATAGTATTTTCTACATTAGTGTTAGGCAAAGGAATTTTACAATCTAAAAATATTGTTTTAGCATGACGAATTGTTACACCTTTTGGCACTATAAAATCTAATTGTTCTTTAAATATTTTATGTTTTAAAAAAGCAAATAAATAAAACTTATGTTCTTTGATGGGAAGTCTGTAGATAGCACTCGAAATCATAAAGTTTGGATAATCCTCATCTAAAATGACAGTTTCTCCGATATTACTATCTTTAGAAATTAGTAAATCTCCTGCTTTTAAATTCATATTTACAAATACGTTAGGCATTATTGGCAATGCTGTTTCATTATTTATATCAGGAACAAAAGAATTTGCCTGTAAAGCCTTTGTTCTTATGAAATAATGAGTTGATTGACTAATATAATTTAACGAACCAATTTCAAAGCCTAAATCTTTTCTTTGTAATTCTCTACATAAAAAATCTTTAACAAATAAACAGTTTTGATTGGGAATTACTAACTGCATATATTGAGAACAAGATAAGGTATAGTTTTTTTTGACTATATCTTCAAATGATATTGATTCTGGAATTTTTATATAAGTATTATTCATAGTTTATTTTGTTTGTGTAAAAATATCTTGTAAGGTTTTTTCTTGAGTTATACACCATTTCTTAAAATAAGTGATTGTCAAGCTGAAATCTTCATCTAATAAGGCTCTACCATCTTTATCAATTTCTATTTCAAAATTGTCATAATTGACTCTATAAATAGGAGAAAAAAACTTAACTCTCTTACTGGTTTTAACTTCATACCCTACTTTTTCAATACTCTTAAAAAATATTTGGTAGTTTTGTTGTTTAAGTTTGGTTAATTCTTTTTCTGAAGGTTTATAAGCAACAATGACAGTCGTATTTACACCAGTTTCAGCAAAAACATTCGCAGGTAAATCGAAAATAGCAACGATACGCATTTTTTTCATTAACCATTCACGAGCAATTTTATGACTATCAATACTAGCAATAGAATTAGAAAGCACGATTCCTAATCTGCCATTTTCCTTAAGAATACGATAGGCATTTTCCAGAAAAATTACTCCCAAATCAATTTTTCCTTTACCACCATATAAATTCCAGAGTTCATAACATTGGATCATTTCTAAATCTTTATCATCTTTTGGAGTAAAAGCTCGATCGTCTCCAAAAGGAGGATTTGTTAAAACAACATCAAATTTCTTCAGACAATTATCATCTGGTCTTTGTTCCCAATTTCCTTCTTGATTCATGCTAGGAACTAAATCTAATAAATCACCTTTTTGGTCAAATTTAGTAAGTAATGAACCGTAACCTGCTTTTGCTTTGATTTTAGCGTTTCCATCACCGTTTAACAGCATATTAAGAGTAGCTAACATCACCATTTGATCATCAATATCCATTCCAAAAATATTGTTATCATCCAATTTACTATTGGAATTTACATAAGCTACTGACAAAAAATCAGCAATACCAACAGTGGGATCAATAACAGTTTCCCCGTTACGAGGATTAACAATGTTAACAAGAAAATCAATTAAAGGTAAAGGAGTTACAAACTGAGCATTTTGATCTTTTGAAAAAGGAGTTGCAAACTTGTAAAAAACCAATTGATAAAGATCTGTTTTGTGAGAACGAACAAAAGAATAATCTTGAAATTGAGAAACAACTTCGATTAAAACTTTAATATGATTTTCATTTTTAATATTAAGAGGATTTTCTTGTAAAATTCTATAGTATTCTCCTTTGGCATCATCTCTTAAATTAGTTATTCTTTTAATAAATTCTTGTAATTTTTTATCTGCTAAAGAATTAAAATTTTTTTCTTCATCTGTAATATAAAAATCTAAAAAATGGTTGGGATTTTTTTCATTTCGTTTTTCATCATAAATTTTTAAAGAAAGAATTTGAATCAAAATTTCAAAACCTTTTTGATTCACCATACCAACTTTATCCATTGTTCGTAATATGGTTGACATAGTGTTATTGATTTGAATAGAATGTACTCCTGAAATAGTATCTAAATCAATAATTCCTCTTTGAGAACGATCAATTGTTGTTGGTTGTGTCCATTCTAAAACCTCAGCAAAATTAGGAAGATTTATATAAGGATCAGGTAAATGTAACGCTAAATCTTTTGTACCACTTTTTTCCCCTTTACTATTAAATTCCTCACTATACCTTAAAAATTTACTATTATGTTTTCTAAAAAGATATAATCTTTCGGTATCGTATAAAATACCTAAACAAAAATCTCTCTCACTTTCCTTCAAATAGGCTTTTAGCTGTTTATCCCAAACTTCCGCAATATTTTTATTATCTTCTTTTTTAAATTCAATGGTTACAATTAAATGTTTTCTCAACCATTCTAAGCTATCTTTATCGCCCTTCACATGATAATCTTCGTATTTTTCAAACCAAGTCACATCATCAAAAATAGCTGCATCGATTTTTAATGGAGCAGAATTTTTATTCCCTTTTGGAAATTGAATTTCAGTTCCTATAAAATCTTTATTATACAAACCAGAATGAACAAGAGAAAATAAAAATTGCCATTTATAATACTCCTCATTTTTATCTCCATTTTTTTTACGAAAATTCGTTTCCTTGTGATAAGTTAGATGTATAGGTAAGAAACACTTAAAAAGTGTTACGTTACCATATTTTTGATCAAATTCTAGTTTTTTTTCTGTAAAATTCATAGTTATTTTTTATATTAAAGAAGTGGAAAAAGTGAGCAAAAAGCCCACCACCGTCAACCTAAGTGCTAAAATATTTAGCCACAGGATGATAACAAATCAGCGCACTTGTGGACTGTTCGGGGTATATTTGTTCTGATTCATCCATAAACATCCCAATGCGTTTCGTATCCAATAAATCCAACTGCACATATTGATCTAACATATTGGGACAAGCTGGATAACCAAAACTATACCGTGAGCCTTGATAGTGTTGCTTAAACATATCTCTGATATTATCAGGTTCTAAATCTCCAAAACCCAACTCACGGCGAATCCTTCCATGACACCATTCGGCGAGCGCCTCTGCCGTTTGCACTGCCATGCCGTGATAATACAAATAATTGGTATAGTCATCACTAGCAAAGAGTTTTTGGGCGTATTCCGTGGCAATTTCTCCCACTGTTACCGCTTGGAGAGGGAAAACATCGATTATGCCTGACTCTTTAGAGGCGAAAAAGTCGGCAATACATAACCTTTTACCAGACTTTTGGCGCGGAAATTCAAATTTGGCAATTTCTTCTTTTGCTTCGGGATTTTCTGGGTTGTAAATATATAAAGTATTACCTTCCGATTGGCAGGGAAAATAACCATAAATTACGGTAGGATGTAATAAATTTTCTGCTTTAACTTTCGTTTTCCATTGCTCTAAAACAGGATAAACTTTTTCTTGCAAAAATTGATCATATTCTTCCCTTGGTTGCCCTTGTGGTTTACGGAATTGCCATTGCCCTGCAAACAATGCTTGTAAGTCTAAATACCAAAAAATTTCATCTAAATCAAATTGATCTGCATTGATAATTTTTGTTCCCCAAAATGGCGGAGTTGGACGAGCAATATTAGGGTCAACTGCTTCACTTCTTTTGGTATCAATTACTGTAATTTCTGGTTGAGACTTATCCTGTTTTTCTTCTTTTTGAACTTCTCCCGATTCATCAAAATTACGTCCTTTAAATAACTGATTTTCTTCGCTAAATTCTCCTAAAAATCCCTCTAAATTATCCCACTGATGACTATTTTTAGAAGGCATTAATTTATCCATAAAATGCAAATCAGCAAAGGCATCTTTACCATAAACTACTTTCCCTTTATAGGTTTTTTGACAGTCTTCATAAACAAATTTGGGCGTTAAAGCAGCGCCCCCCAAAATAACCGGCACCGTTATGCCTTCTTCATTAAAAGTCTGTAAATTATCTTTCATAAAGGCAGTGGATTTCACTAACAAACCACTCATGGCAATACAATCAGCGTTACATTCTCGGTAGGCTTTAATAATGTTTTCTACGGGTTGTTTAATACCAATATTAACCACTTTATAGCCATTATTAGACAGAATAATATCTACTAAATTTTTACCAATATCGTGAACATCTCCTTTCACCGTAGCGATTAAAAATGTGCCTTTGCCATTACTATTTGTATCTGCTTTATCCATGAATGGTTCAAGAAAAGCAACTGCTGATTTCATAGTTTGAGCAGATTGCAATACAAAGGGTAATTGCATTTGCCCATTGCCAAATAATTCTCCCACAACTTTCATGCCGTCTAGTAAATAAACGTTGATAATATCTAAAGGAGGATATTTTTGTAAAGCCAAATTTAAAGCATCTTCTAAGCCGATTCTTTCCCCTTCGATAATATGTTGTTTCAGTCTTTCTTCAATGGGTAAATCTGCGACATTTTTCTTATTACTTTTGGTGGTTTTACCTTCAAATAAAGTGGTTAATTTTCCTAAAGGATCATAGGTGCAAATATCCCCATCAAATTCTCTTT
Proteins encoded in this region:
- a CDS encoding BrnT family toxin, translated to MIVHWDENKHSINIAKHRIDFIDAQRIFDYDTVTIEDNRFNYGEQRFITHTNLEKIMIIWINGPFGIGKTHTSYLEM
- a CDS encoding BrnA antitoxin family protein; amino-acid sequence: MRDNYDFSQGVKNPYFDRLKKRSKKQSLTLCLDDEIVNWYKQNEVDHQTEINHLLREYIKNH
- a CDS encoding BrnT family toxin, with translation MDELEFTWDEMKAQTNIKKHGVSFEEAKSAFYDESAIVIYDPDHSQQEDRFILLGVSDYSRLLIVCHCYRENDTIIRIISARKANKLEQKQYRRY
- a CDS encoding N-6 DNA methylase, producing the protein MNFTEKKLEFDQKYGNVTLFKCFLPIHLTYHKETNFRKKNGDKNEEYYKWQFLFSLVHSGLYNKDFIGTEIQFPKGNKNSAPLKIDAAIFDDVTWFEKYEDYHVKGDKDSLEWLRKHLIVTIEFKKEDNKNIAEVWDKQLKAYLKESERDFCLGILYDTERLYLFRKHNSKFLRYSEEFNSKGEKSGTKDLALHLPDPYINLPNFAEVLEWTQPTTIDRSQRGIIDLDTISGVHSIQINNTMSTILRTMDKVGMVNQKGFEILIQILSLKIYDEKRNEKNPNHFLDFYITDEEKNFNSLADKKLQEFIKRITNLRDDAKGEYYRILQENPLNIKNENHIKVLIEVVSQFQDYSFVRSHKTDLYQLVFYKFATPFSKDQNAQFVTPLPLIDFLVNIVNPRNGETVIDPTVGIADFLSVAYVNSNSKLDDNNIFGMDIDDQMVMLATLNMLLNGDGNAKIKAKAGYGSLLTKFDQKGDLLDLVPSMNQEGNWEQRPDDNCLKKFDVVLTNPPFGDDRAFTPKDDKDLEMIQCYELWNLYGGKGKIDLGVIFLENAYRILKENGRLGIVLSNSIASIDSHKIAREWLMKKMRIVAIFDLPANVFAETGVNTTVIVAYKPSEKELTKLKQQNYQIFFKSIEKVGYEVKTSKRVKFFSPIYRVNYDNFEIEIDKDGRALLDEDFSLTITYFKKWCITQEKTLQDIFTQTK
- a CDS encoding BrnT family toxin, whose amino-acid sequence is MKFEWDENKRQTNISKHGIDFIDAQKIFDYDTVTIEDDRFNYGEQRFIAIGLLNGKTIVVVYTEISNKIRIISARKATKNEQQIYFNEIYD
- a CDS encoding BrnA antitoxin family protein yields the protein MSNKFTSMKSMTDWKKLESMTDEDIDFSDCPEITPEMAKNAVVRRGLKFSKKQSLTLFLDAEIVNWYKQNEVDHQTEINKVLKEYIKNN
- a CDS encoding type II toxin-antitoxin system HicB family antitoxin, coding for MSQAKKNDFDRFTITLFQDEEGDWVAYFVEMPNVSAFGDTPYIAIHELEIAWQGVKESYLKHGETIPVASSFQQ
- a CDS encoding type II toxin-antitoxin system HicA family toxin → MSRKQKLLDKAKNNPKGLSFDEFETLLSLYDWIFDHQTGSHRIWYSTKKARLSIQPAKNGKAKAYQVKQFLNLESEEK